The following coding sequences are from one Aeromicrobium duanguangcaii window:
- a CDS encoding lipase family protein: MLRTVKTFAVAAAAALALGLASAPSATAAPSEGFYDPPADLPAGNGTLVRSEPMKLALTLKGLYMPGTATRLLYTSTDEAGAPAAVTGAYIEPTKKWTGKGPRPLVAVAAGTQGQGDACAPSKSLETFINIQGNELGIGYEIPSIHDFLNRGMAVVLTDYIGLGTTDRVHTYTNRLDMGHALLDAARAALKLPNTSVTAASPVGLYGYSQGGGAAGSAAELAPTYAPELNLKGAFAGAPPANLVEVLKSADGTDLTGVIAYAINGITPYHPELQGALDELATPAGKEALEKVKTQCIGSTLLSYGFQKTSKWTTTGKSLYDTVKNDPALRAPVDAQRIGTLKPSIPVQVLTGTKDDIVDHAQAKQLAKDWCAQGVNVTYVPVVQPIGTAGTALNHLTPMLTRLVPSHDWLADRLAGKSVRSNCSSLWLLP; encoded by the coding sequence ATGTTGCGTACCGTCAAGACCTTCGCCGTGGCGGCTGCCGCGGCCCTCGCGCTAGGGCTGGCCAGCGCCCCCTCGGCCACCGCCGCCCCGTCCGAGGGCTTCTACGATCCGCCCGCCGATCTGCCCGCAGGCAACGGCACCCTCGTGCGCAGCGAGCCGATGAAGCTCGCGCTCACCCTCAAGGGCCTCTACATGCCGGGCACCGCGACCCGCCTGCTCTACACCTCCACCGACGAGGCCGGCGCCCCCGCCGCCGTCACCGGCGCCTACATCGAGCCGACGAAGAAGTGGACCGGCAAGGGCCCCCGCCCGCTCGTCGCCGTCGCCGCCGGCACCCAGGGCCAGGGCGACGCGTGCGCCCCGTCGAAGTCCCTCGAGACCTTCATCAACATCCAGGGCAACGAGCTGGGCATCGGCTACGAGATCCCGAGCATCCACGACTTCCTGAACCGCGGCATGGCCGTCGTCCTGACCGACTACATCGGCCTGGGCACCACCGATCGCGTCCACACCTACACGAACCGCCTCGACATGGGCCACGCCCTGCTCGATGCCGCCCGCGCCGCGCTGAAGCTGCCGAACACGTCGGTCACCGCCGCGTCGCCGGTCGGCCTGTACGGCTACTCCCAGGGTGGCGGCGCCGCCGGCTCGGCCGCCGAGCTGGCCCCGACCTACGCCCCCGAGCTGAACCTCAAGGGCGCCTTCGCGGGCGCTCCCCCGGCCAACCTCGTCGAGGTGCTCAAGTCGGCCGACGGCACCGACCTGACGGGTGTCATCGCCTACGCGATCAACGGCATCACGCCGTACCACCCCGAGCTGCAGGGCGCCCTCGACGAGCTGGCCACCCCCGCCGGCAAGGAGGCGCTCGAGAAGGTCAAGACGCAGTGCATCGGCAGCACGCTGCTGTCCTACGGCTTCCAGAAGACCTCGAAGTGGACCACCACCGGCAAGTCGCTCTACGACACGGTCAAGAACGACCCGGCCCTGCGCGCCCCCGTCGACGCCCAGCGCATCGGCACGCTCAAGCCGTCGATCCCCGTCCAGGTCCTCACCGGCACCAAGGACGACATCGTCGACCACGCCCAGGCCAAGCAGCTGGCCAAGGACTGGTGCGCCCAGGGCGTCAACGTCACCTACGTCCCGGTCGTCCAGCCGATCGGCACCGCCGGCACGGCACTCAACCACCTCACCCCGATGCTCACCCGACTCGTCCCGAGCCACGACTGGCTCGCCGATCGACTGGCGGGCAAGTCCGTCCGCTCGAACTGCAGCTCGCTGTGGCTCCTGCCCTGA
- the glpX gene encoding class II fructose-bisphosphatase, translating into MDHLKPAEAAPDRNLALDLVRVTEAGAMAAGRWVGRGDKNGADGVAVNAMRSMINTVAMNGVVVIGEGEKDDAPMLYNGENVGDGTGPECDVAVDPIDGTTLTAKSLPNAISVMAVAPRGSMYDPSAVYYMEKLITGPEAADKVDIRLPAAENISIVAKAKGLDIEDVTVCVLDRPRHDALVNEIRQTGARIKFIQDGDVAGGITAARPGSGVDLLLGIGGTPEGIITAVAMKCLGGVIQARLTPVDDDERQRAIDAGHDLDRILHTEDLVTGDDCFFVATGITTGNLMRGVRYGAGSATTESIVMRSRSGTIRTIRSEHQLHKLAAFSTIDYEH; encoded by the coding sequence GTGGACCACCTGAAGCCCGCCGAGGCCGCCCCTGACCGCAACCTCGCCCTGGACCTCGTCCGCGTGACCGAAGCCGGGGCCATGGCCGCCGGCCGCTGGGTCGGACGAGGCGACAAGAACGGTGCCGATGGCGTCGCGGTGAACGCGATGCGCTCGATGATCAACACCGTCGCGATGAACGGCGTGGTCGTGATCGGCGAGGGCGAGAAGGACGACGCCCCGATGCTCTACAACGGCGAGAACGTCGGCGACGGCACCGGACCGGAGTGCGACGTCGCCGTCGACCCGATCGACGGCACGACGCTGACCGCCAAGAGCCTGCCCAACGCGATCTCCGTCATGGCGGTCGCGCCGCGCGGCTCGATGTACGACCCCTCCGCGGTCTACTACATGGAGAAGCTCATCACCGGCCCCGAGGCCGCCGACAAGGTCGACATCCGGCTGCCCGCAGCCGAGAACATCTCGATCGTCGCGAAGGCCAAGGGCCTCGACATCGAGGACGTCACGGTGTGCGTGCTCGACCGCCCGCGTCACGACGCCCTGGTCAACGAGATCCGGCAGACCGGCGCCCGCATCAAGTTCATCCAGGACGGCGACGTGGCCGGCGGCATCACGGCCGCCCGCCCCGGCTCCGGCGTCGACCTGTTGCTGGGCATCGGCGGCACCCCCGAGGGCATCATCACCGCCGTCGCCATGAAGTGCCTCGGCGGCGTCATCCAGGCCCGCCTCACGCCCGTCGACGACGACGAGCGTCAGCGCGCCATCGACGCCGGCCACGACCTCGACCGGATCCTGCACACCGAGGACCTCGTCACCGGGGACGACTGCTTCTTCGTCGCCACCGGCATCACGACGGGCAACCTCATGCGCGGCGTCCGCTACGGCGCCGGCAGCGCCACGACGGAGTCGATCGTCATGCGCTCGCGCTCGGGCACGATCCGCACGATCCGCAGCGAGCACCAGCTGCACAAGCTCGCGGCGTTCTCCACCATCGACTACGAGCACTGA
- a CDS encoding DUF6542 domain-containing protein, translating to MSSPAAGAVIALARTPAAAARYDLTPRAAVVCSVLGLAAVTGLDLLDGRLGPAFSVAFVLVVVSAATAVQERGFFTVGILPPVLLVGALLVVALLAPDAIVITGLPEGTGVFGRTLSATIAHGVPLLIGHAVAIAVIVGRILTLRR from the coding sequence ATGAGTTCGCCGGCAGCCGGCGCTGTCATCGCCTTGGCCAGGACCCCGGCCGCGGCCGCCAGGTACGACCTGACGCCGCGAGCCGCAGTGGTGTGCTCCGTCCTGGGACTCGCTGCGGTCACCGGACTCGACCTGCTGGACGGCCGACTCGGCCCGGCCTTCTCGGTCGCCTTCGTGCTCGTGGTCGTCAGTGCGGCCACCGCCGTGCAGGAGCGCGGGTTCTTCACCGTGGGCATCCTGCCGCCGGTCCTGCTGGTCGGTGCTCTGCTCGTCGTGGCCCTGCTGGCGCCTGACGCCATCGTCATCACCGGACTGCCCGAGGGGACGGGCGTCTTCGGCCGCACGCTCTCGGCCACGATCGCCCACGGCGTCCCCCTGCTGATCGGTCACGCCGTGGCGATCGCCGTGATCGTCGGCCGGATCCTCACCCTCCGGCGCTGA
- a CDS encoding 4-hydroxy-3-methylbut-2-enyl diphosphate reductase, with protein sequence MSTQVELGMPAISGQVLLADPRGYCAGVDRAVITVEKALDLYGAPVYVRKQIVHNKHVVNDLAARGAIFVEELDEVPVGSTVVFSAHGVSPAVHAEAAERSLKTIDATCPLVTKVHHEARRFAQEDYRILLIGHAGHEEVEGTAGEAPEHITLVERPDDVAALEFPEGTRLSWLSQTTLSVDETMETVRRLREKFPQLEDPPSDDICYATQNRQVAVKEIAKDADLVIVVGSANSSNSVRLVEVALEAGAKASYRIDDISEIDEAWLDGVKTVGVTSGASVPDDLVQDVLGYLAERGIGDAKAIRTADETLIFALPPELRRDIKAASQA encoded by the coding sequence ATGTCCACACAGGTCGAACTTGGCATGCCCGCAATCTCGGGCCAGGTCCTCCTGGCCGACCCCCGAGGGTACTGCGCCGGAGTCGACCGCGCGGTCATCACCGTCGAGAAGGCGCTCGACCTGTATGGGGCTCCCGTCTACGTGCGCAAGCAGATCGTCCACAACAAGCACGTCGTCAACGATCTGGCCGCCCGCGGCGCGATCTTCGTCGAGGAGCTCGACGAGGTGCCGGTGGGCTCGACCGTCGTCTTCAGCGCCCACGGCGTCTCCCCGGCCGTGCACGCCGAGGCCGCCGAGCGCAGCCTCAAGACGATCGACGCGACCTGCCCCCTGGTGACGAAGGTGCACCACGAGGCGCGCCGCTTCGCCCAGGAGGACTACCGGATCCTGCTGATCGGCCACGCCGGTCACGAGGAGGTCGAGGGCACCGCCGGTGAGGCGCCCGAGCACATCACCCTGGTCGAGCGTCCCGACGACGTGGCCGCGCTGGAGTTCCCCGAGGGCACCCGGTTGAGCTGGCTGAGCCAGACCACGCTGAGCGTCGACGAGACGATGGAGACGGTCCGCCGCCTGCGCGAGAAGTTCCCGCAGCTGGAGGATCCGCCCAGCGACGACATCTGCTACGCCACCCAGAACCGCCAGGTGGCGGTCAAGGAGATCGCGAAGGACGCCGACCTGGTGATCGTCGTGGGCTCGGCGAACTCGTCGAACTCGGTCCGCCTCGTCGAGGTCGCCCTCGAGGCGGGAGCCAAGGCGTCGTACCGCATCGACGACATCAGCGAGATCGACGAGGCGTGGCTCGACGGCGTCAAGACCGTCGGCGTGACGTCGGGCGCCTCCGTGCCCGACGACCTCGTCCAGGACGTGCTCGGCTACCTCGCCGAGCGCGGCATCGGCGACGCCAAGGCGATCCGGACGGCGGACGAGACGCTCATCTTCGCCCTGCCGCCCGAGCTGCGCCGCGACATCAAGGCCGCTTCACAGGCCTGA
- a CDS encoding DUF4245 domain-containing protein: MSGYSRGVPAMGDVLRSVLVLGAVVIGLFFFGRLLTVTPDNPTSEVDWRTAASGVETRAGFVPLVPSEVPDRWRVTRAELIDDRWQLNVITDEDDYIGLSQRRGDSKALRALVEDRAPGAKPKGDVRIDGQPWQVSTGPKGAVTLSRIVRGDAVVVTGNAGQSVIEDYVASLEPFSS; encoded by the coding sequence ATGAGCGGCTACTCCCGGGGCGTTCCCGCGATGGGCGATGTGCTGCGCTCGGTGCTCGTGCTCGGTGCGGTCGTCATCGGCCTGTTTTTCTTCGGCCGGTTGCTGACGGTGACGCCCGACAACCCCACCTCCGAGGTCGACTGGCGCACCGCCGCCTCCGGAGTCGAGACCCGGGCGGGATTCGTGCCGCTGGTGCCCTCCGAGGTGCCCGACCGGTGGCGCGTCACACGCGCCGAGCTGATCGACGACCGGTGGCAGCTGAACGTCATCACCGACGAGGACGACTACATCGGCCTGAGCCAGCGCCGCGGGGACTCCAAGGCGCTGCGCGCCCTGGTCGAGGACCGTGCCCCCGGGGCGAAGCCGAAGGGCGACGTGCGGATCGACGGCCAGCCCTGGCAGGTCAGCACCGGACCCAAGGGCGCCGTGACCCTCTCGCGGATCGTGCGCGGCGACGCCGTCGTGGTCACCGGGAACGCCGGCCAGTCCGTGATCGAGGACTACGTGGCGTCCCTGGAGCCCTTCTCGTCCTGA
- a CDS encoding DNA recombination protein RmuC: protein MATFPSLTVLFALLLVAALAGVLGYVLGARERPASAHDVDVASAATSRAVQPVRESLDRFDSRLRDLEASRIEWHAQLREQVESVRVTGEALRRETASLSTALRRPEVRGRWGELHLRRTAELAGMVEHCDFDLQVATDGGRLRPDMVVRLVGDRHIVVDSKVPLDAFLDATATDEPEAREAHLDRHARQLRNHVDQLAAKSYWRQFESAPQFVVLFVPGESFLSAALEADQDLLEHAAERQVVLASPTTLVALLRTVALAWTQESVAENAREIHRAARELYERLGTVAGHVDKLGSSLERAVRSYNDTVASVESRLLVSARRLHDLKVDDEPPFHPRVIEATPRVMTAPELLDELSS, encoded by the coding sequence ATGGCCACCTTCCCCAGCCTGACCGTGCTCTTCGCCCTGCTGCTCGTCGCAGCCCTGGCCGGCGTCCTCGGCTACGTCCTGGGCGCCCGTGAGCGTCCCGCGTCGGCCCACGACGTCGACGTCGCCAGTGCCGCCACCTCGCGGGCGGTCCAGCCCGTGCGCGAGAGCCTCGACCGCTTCGACTCCCGGCTGCGCGACCTCGAGGCCAGCCGGATCGAGTGGCACGCCCAGCTGCGCGAGCAGGTCGAGTCCGTCCGGGTCACCGGTGAGGCCCTGCGCCGCGAGACCGCGTCCCTGTCCACCGCGTTGCGCCGGCCCGAGGTCCGCGGCCGCTGGGGCGAGCTGCACCTGCGTCGCACCGCCGAGCTCGCCGGCATGGTCGAGCACTGCGACTTCGACCTCCAGGTCGCCACCGACGGCGGTCGCCTGCGCCCCGACATGGTCGTGCGCCTCGTGGGCGACCGGCACATCGTCGTCGACTCGAAGGTCCCGCTGGACGCCTTCCTCGACGCCACCGCCACGGACGAGCCCGAGGCACGCGAGGCCCACCTCGACCGTCACGCACGCCAGCTGCGCAACCACGTCGACCAGCTGGCGGCGAAGTCCTACTGGCGCCAGTTCGAGTCCGCGCCGCAGTTCGTCGTCCTGTTCGTGCCGGGCGAGTCGTTCCTGTCGGCCGCGCTCGAGGCCGACCAGGACCTGCTGGAGCACGCCGCCGAGCGACAGGTCGTCCTCGCGTCGCCCACGACCCTCGTCGCCCTGCTGCGCACGGTCGCCCTGGCCTGGACCCAGGAGTCCGTCGCCGAGAACGCCCGCGAGATCCACCGCGCGGCCCGCGAGCTGTACGAGCGACTCGGCACCGTGGCCGGGCACGTCGACAAGCTCGGGTCCTCGCTCGAGCGAGCCGTCCGCTCCTACAACGACACCGTCGCCTCGGTCGAGTCGCGGCTGCTGGTCAGCGCGCGACGGCTGCACGATCTGAAGGTCGACGACGAGCCGCCGTTCCATCCGCGTGTGATCGAGGCGACACCCCGCGTCATGACAGCGCCCGAGCTGCTCGATGAACTAAGTTCGTGA
- a CDS encoding antibiotic biosynthesis monooxygenase family protein: protein MTVIKINAITVPKEAGDELAHRFAKRAGAVDGQEGFEGFELLKPTDEREQWLVVTRWRDEESFQAWLNSPAFGHGHRSESERSGGEAPKPVSSHSELWNYEVADLAQD, encoded by the coding sequence GTGACTGTCATCAAGATCAACGCCATCACCGTGCCCAAGGAGGCCGGCGACGAGCTGGCCCACCGCTTCGCCAAGCGCGCCGGAGCCGTCGACGGACAGGAGGGCTTCGAGGGCTTCGAGCTGCTCAAGCCCACCGACGAGCGCGAGCAGTGGCTCGTCGTCACCCGCTGGCGCGACGAGGAGTCGTTCCAGGCGTGGCTCAACTCCCCCGCCTTCGGCCACGGCCACCGCTCCGAGTCCGAGCGCTCCGGCGGCGAGGCCCCGAAGCCGGTCTCCAGCCACAGCGAGCTGTGGAACTACGAGGTCGCGGACCTCGCGCAGGACTGA
- the xseA gene encoding exodeoxyribonuclease VII large subunit: MALETSAESPAPLRSISLALQGWIGKLGAVWVEAEVVQPKLSGNTYYLTLRDLAATMSISAIAFRAVVESSASPITDGTRVIVHAKPEFYSPNGRLSLKLLEIRPTGEGELLAQLERRRQLLAAEGLFEARWKRPLPILPTAIGLVTGKGSAAERDVLENIRDRWPGATIEVRHALMQGSQSATAVIAALRELDAAAHVEVIVIARGGGALEDLLPFSDEALVRAVYAATTPVVSAIGHEPDVPLLDLVADLRASTPTDAAKRVVPHVGDELAGLTAARERARQAVAAQVHRELAGLAALRSRPVLRSPSAFVDGQQDLVLAQRERARRALGSRLDRAHDEVGHHLARVRALSPLATMHRGYAVALDPAGHAVTSIEPLATGDELVLHLTDGRATVRVTELQEHPHE, from the coding sequence ATGGCCCTCGAGACGAGCGCGGAATCCCCCGCCCCGCTGCGCAGCATCTCGCTGGCGTTGCAGGGGTGGATCGGCAAGCTCGGCGCGGTGTGGGTCGAGGCCGAGGTGGTCCAGCCCAAGCTGAGCGGCAACACCTACTACCTGACGCTGCGCGACCTGGCCGCCACCATGAGCATCAGCGCGATCGCCTTCCGCGCCGTGGTGGAGTCCAGCGCCAGCCCCATCACCGACGGCACACGCGTCATCGTCCACGCCAAGCCCGAGTTCTACTCCCCCAACGGCCGGCTCTCGCTGAAGCTGCTCGAGATCCGGCCCACCGGTGAGGGCGAGCTGCTGGCCCAGCTCGAGCGCCGGCGCCAGCTGCTGGCCGCCGAGGGCCTGTTCGAGGCGCGCTGGAAGCGTCCGCTGCCGATCCTGCCGACCGCGATCGGCCTGGTCACCGGCAAGGGCTCGGCGGCCGAGCGCGACGTGCTCGAGAACATCCGCGACCGCTGGCCCGGGGCCACCATCGAGGTGCGCCACGCGCTGATGCAGGGATCGCAGTCCGCCACCGCGGTGATCGCCGCCCTGCGCGAGCTGGACGCCGCCGCCCATGTCGAGGTGATCGTGATCGCGCGCGGCGGTGGCGCCCTCGAGGACCTGCTGCCGTTCTCGGACGAGGCCCTCGTGCGCGCCGTGTACGCCGCCACCACGCCGGTGGTCAGCGCGATCGGCCACGAGCCGGACGTGCCGCTGCTCGATCTCGTCGCCGACCTGCGCGCCTCCACCCCCACGGACGCCGCCAAGCGCGTCGTGCCGCACGTCGGCGACGAGCTGGCCGGACTCACCGCCGCCCGCGAGCGGGCCCGGCAGGCCGTCGCGGCCCAGGTCCACCGCGAGCTGGCCGGCCTCGCCGCGCTGCGCAGCCGCCCGGTCCTGCGCTCGCCGTCGGCGTTCGTCGACGGGCAGCAGGACCTCGTCCTGGCCCAGCGCGAGCGCGCCCGCCGCGCCCTGGGCTCCCGGCTCGACCGCGCCCACGACGAGGTCGGCCACCACCTGGCCCGCGTCCGCGCGCTCTCGCCCCTGGCCACGATGCACCGCGGGTACGCGGTGGCGCTCGACCCGGCCGGGCACGCCGTGACGTCCATCGAGCCGCTCGCCACCGGCGACGAGCTCGTCCTCCACCTGACCGACGGACGGGCCACCGTCCGCGTCACCGAACTGCAGGAGCACCCGCATGAGTGA
- a CDS encoding exodeoxyribonuclease VII small subunit, with the protein MSEPTAPDPSELTYEQARDELVTIVQRLETGGTTLEESLALWERGEALAEACQRWLDGARARLDGAQDEKGSRDAT; encoded by the coding sequence ATGAGTGAGCCGACCGCGCCGGACCCGTCCGAGCTGACCTACGAGCAGGCCCGCGACGAGCTGGTCACGATCGTGCAGCGCCTCGAGACCGGCGGCACCACTCTCGAGGAGTCGCTGGCGCTGTGGGAGCGCGGCGAGGCGCTCGCCGAGGCCTGCCAGCGTTGGCTCGACGGCGCGCGCGCCCGGCTGGACGGCGCTCAGGACGAGAAGGGCTCCAGGGACGCCACGTAG
- the ggt gene encoding gamma-glutamyltransferase produces the protein MLIRRSVAALSALTLAAGAVALQSPAEARGAKPKPVAQATPTSYGYGGAVSSVDADASRAGLAVLKAGGNAADAAVATAAALGVTEPYSAGVGGGGYFVFRDGRTGKVTTIDGRETAPAGIKPDSFINPATGQPYRFTPELVTSGVSVGVPGTVATWSEATRRFGKRSLARNMVPAIALAAQGFTVDQTFRNQTLDNAQRFAAFPETSRLFLPNGDAPQVGSRFRNPDLARTYALIAAKGPKAFYTGRLADEIAQTVQNPPKDPATTLPVPPGSMTTRDLRNYSVRLQKPTHVRYRGLDVYGMAPGSSGGTTVGEALNILENHRLGGGARLGQSLHLFLEASARAFADRNAYVGDPAFVDVPTQTLLSQRFANSRDCTIDPAQASIRPVAPGALDGAGCATAAKAEKPDTENVSTTHLSVVDRWGNAVAYTLTIEQTGGSGITVPGRGFLLNNELTDFTAVYDPADPNRIEPGKRPRSSMSPTIVTEKGKVRLVLGSPGGATIITTVLQILINRIDLGMTLPQAVAAPRASQRNAANTPAEPAFIERYQSILAPFGQTLVPSGDTFTSAAEIGAAATIEVDRRGLMTAAAEPQRRGGGTGLVVRPVKRP, from the coding sequence ATGCTGATCCGCCGTTCCGTCGCCGCCCTGTCGGCCCTGACCCTGGCCGCCGGTGCGGTGGCCCTGCAGTCGCCCGCCGAGGCCCGCGGCGCGAAACCGAAGCCCGTCGCCCAGGCCACGCCGACCTCGTACGGCTACGGAGGCGCGGTCAGCTCCGTCGACGCGGACGCCAGTCGTGCCGGGCTCGCGGTCCTCAAGGCCGGCGGCAACGCGGCCGACGCTGCCGTGGCCACCGCCGCGGCCCTCGGTGTCACCGAGCCCTACAGCGCCGGAGTCGGCGGCGGCGGATACTTCGTCTTCCGCGACGGCCGCACCGGCAAGGTCACCACGATCGACGGCCGCGAGACCGCGCCTGCGGGCATCAAGCCCGACTCCTTCATCAACCCGGCCACCGGTCAGCCGTACCGGTTCACGCCCGAGCTGGTCACCTCCGGCGTCTCGGTCGGCGTCCCCGGCACCGTCGCCACCTGGAGCGAGGCGACGCGTCGCTTCGGCAAGCGCTCCCTGGCCCGCAACATGGTGCCCGCGATCGCGCTGGCCGCCCAGGGCTTCACGGTGGACCAGACCTTCCGCAACCAGACCCTCGACAACGCCCAGCGCTTCGCGGCGTTCCCCGAGACCTCGCGACTCTTCCTGCCGAACGGCGACGCCCCGCAGGTCGGCTCGCGCTTCCGCAACCCCGACCTCGCCCGTACCTACGCCCTGATCGCGGCCAAGGGGCCGAAGGCCTTCTACACCGGCCGCCTGGCCGACGAGATCGCGCAGACGGTCCAGAACCCGCCGAAGGATCCGGCAACGACGCTGCCCGTGCCGCCCGGCTCGATGACGACCCGGGACCTGCGGAACTACTCGGTGCGACTGCAGAAGCCCACCCACGTCCGCTATCGCGGACTCGACGTCTACGGCATGGCACCCGGCTCGTCCGGCGGCACCACCGTGGGCGAGGCACTCAACATCCTCGAGAACCACCGCCTCGGCGGCGGAGCCCGCCTCGGCCAGAGCCTGCACCTGTTCCTCGAGGCGTCCGCTCGCGCGTTCGCCGACCGCAACGCCTACGTCGGCGACCCGGCATTCGTCGACGTCCCGACCCAGACCCTGCTGAGCCAGCGGTTCGCGAACTCGCGCGACTGCACGATCGATCCGGCGCAGGCGTCCATCCGCCCCGTCGCGCCCGGCGCCCTCGACGGCGCCGGCTGTGCGACCGCGGCGAAGGCGGAGAAGCCGGACACCGAGAACGTGTCCACCACGCACCTGTCGGTCGTCGACCGCTGGGGCAACGCCGTGGCCTACACGCTCACGATCGAGCAGACCGGCGGCTCGGGCATCACGGTGCCGGGGCGCGGCTTCCTGCTCAACAACGAGCTGACCGACTTCACCGCCGTGTACGACCCGGCCGACCCGAACCGCATCGAGCCGGGCAAGCGCCCGCGCTCGTCGATGTCGCCGACGATCGTCACCGAGAAGGGCAAGGTCCGCCTCGTCCTGGGCTCGCCCGGCGGCGCCACCATCATCACGACGGTGCTGCAGATCCTCATCAACCGGATCGATCTGGGGATGACGCTGCCCCAGGCCGTGGCCGCACCGCGCGCCTCACAGCGCAACGCCGCGAACACGCCCGCGGAGCCGGCCTTCATCGAGCGCTACCAGTCCATCCTGGCGCCGTTCGGCCAGACGCTCGTGCCCTCGGGCGACACGTTCACGTCGGCGGCCGAGATCGGCGCCGCGGCCACCATCGAGGTGGACCGGCGCGGACTCATGACGGCCGCGGCCGAGCCGCAGCGTCGTGGCGGCGGCACCGGCCTGGTGGTCAGGCCTGTGAAGCGGCCTTGA
- a CDS encoding YdeI/OmpD-associated family protein encodes MTLAITTTLEPRGPAAAVILTDDQVEAFGAGRTFPVRVTIGELSQPARLARMGDENLIGLSKAQREALGVQIGDEVDVRIELDEAPREVEVPEALSEALAAAGLRQAFDALAPSRRKEHARSVAEAKQDDTRERRVQKVLDALRGS; translated from the coding sequence ATGACGCTCGCGATCACGACGACGTTGGAGCCGCGCGGCCCCGCGGCGGCCGTGATCCTCACCGACGATCAGGTCGAGGCCTTCGGGGCGGGCCGGACGTTCCCCGTGCGGGTCACGATCGGCGAGCTCTCGCAGCCGGCGCGGCTGGCCCGGATGGGGGACGAGAACCTCATCGGCCTCAGCAAGGCCCAGCGTGAGGCGCTGGGCGTGCAGATCGGCGACGAGGTGGACGTGCGGATCGAGCTCGACGAGGCGCCGCGCGAGGTCGAGGTCCCCGAGGCGCTGAGCGAGGCTCTCGCCGCAGCGGGCCTGCGGCAGGCATTCGACGCGCTGGCGCCCTCGCGGCGCAAGGAGCACGCGCGCTCGGTGGCCGAGGCGAAGCAGGACGACACGCGCGAGCGTCGGGTCCAGAAGGTCCTCGACGCCTTGCGCGGGTCGTGA
- a CDS encoding methyltransferase translates to MEHDPIVARLRAAGCVFAEAEAAFIRRHLQDTGDIERAVESRTEGMPLEHAVGVAEFAGLTVAVADGVFVPRLRAEAIASAAAAHRPDARVVVDLGCGCGALAAALASRLPGTEVHAVDIDPASVVVARANGRRFGFTAHHGSWWDALPTALRGRVDLAVGYLPHVPTDRVERIHPDFRSHEPRHTVDGGPTGLDQVRAVAAPMGDWLSPEGVFVTLLSTEQAAAVPGRVLSADDEDAVMVLDGAAVGHWGL, encoded by the coding sequence GTGGAACACGACCCGATCGTCGCCCGGCTTCGTGCTGCCGGCTGCGTGTTCGCCGAGGCCGAGGCGGCGTTCATCCGGCGCCACCTCCAGGACACCGGCGACATCGAGCGTGCCGTCGAGTCCCGGACCGAGGGCATGCCCCTGGAGCACGCCGTCGGAGTCGCCGAGTTCGCCGGCCTGACCGTCGCCGTCGCCGACGGCGTCTTCGTGCCCCGCCTTCGCGCGGAGGCCATCGCCTCCGCCGCCGCCGCTCACCGCCCGGACGCCCGCGTGGTCGTCGACCTCGGGTGCGGTTGCGGCGCCCTCGCGGCGGCCCTCGCCTCCCGGTTGCCCGGCACCGAGGTCCACGCTGTCGACATCGACCCCGCCTCGGTCGTGGTGGCGCGAGCCAACGGCCGCCGCTTCGGGTTCACGGCTCACCACGGGTCCTGGTGGGACGCGCTGCCCACGGCGCTGCGGGGCCGGGTCGACCTCGCCGTCGGCTACCTGCCCCACGTCCCCACCGACCGCGTCGAGCGGATCCATCCGGACTTCCGCTCCCACGAGCCGCGGCACACCGTCGACGGCGGACCCACCGGCCTCGACCAGGTCCGGGCCGTCGCCGCGCCGATGGGCGACTGGCTCAGCCCCGAGGGAGTCTTCGTCACCCTGCTGTCGACCGAACAGGCGGCGGCGGTTCCCGGACGTGTCCTGAGCGCCGACGACGAGGACGCGGTGATGGTCCTCGACGGGGCCGCGGTGGGACACTGGGGACTGTGA